One Bufo gargarizans isolate SCDJY-AF-19 chromosome 3, ASM1485885v1, whole genome shotgun sequence DNA segment encodes these proteins:
- the LOC122931798 gene encoding gastrula zinc finger protein XlCGF49.1-like, producing MSASSEYGRDFKNKLNLSVHKEIQKDERTFSCSERENMFVLSSFAQHQRNSTGEKPYSCSECEKTFTVKSSLIRHLRIHTGEKPFSCQECGELFTRKHHLELHMRSHTGEKPFLCSECGKWFKSQQHLKIHLRTHTGEKPYSLENQSLVKHQRIHTGEKPFSCSECGKCFRLWNSINAIVETKSRFRNRKRLVLRRENMSVLNCRRLIHSLLRDYNILDIDDD from the exons ATGTCTGCTAGTTCTGAATATGGGAgagattttaaaaataaattaaatcttTCTGTGCACAAAGAAATTCAGAAAGATGAACgaacattttcatgttcagaaagaGAGAACATGTTTGTGTTATCAAGTTTTGCTCAACATCAGAGAAATTCcacaggagagaagccttattcatgttcagaatgtgagaaaactTTTACTGTGAAATCAAGTCTAATTCGACATctcagaattcacacaggagaaaagccattttcatgtcaggAATGTGGGGAGTTGTTTACGCGTAAACATCATCTAGAACTACAtatgagaagtcacacaggagagaagccatttttatgttcggAATGTGGGAAGTGGTTTAAGAGTCAACAGCATCTTAAGATACACCTGAGAACTCATactggagagaagccatattcat tagAAAATCAA agtcttgtgaaacatcagagaattcacacaggagagaagccattttcatgttctgaatgtgggaagtgtttta GGCTCTGGAACTCCATCAATGCCATCGTTGAAACGAAATCGCGGTTCAGGAACAG GAAACGGCTCGTACTCAGGAGGGAGAACATGTCTGTCCTGAACTGCCGCAGACTTATACACAGTCTGCTGCGGGATTACAACATCTTGGACATCGACGATGACTAA